One window from the genome of Antechinus flavipes isolate AdamAnt ecotype Samford, QLD, Australia chromosome X, AdamAnt_v2, whole genome shotgun sequence encodes:
- the PIN4 gene encoding peptidyl-prolyl cis-trans isomerase NIMA-interacting 4: MAPKGKSSGKGGKGGAASGSEGADKKAQGPKGGGNSVKVRHILCEKHGRIMEAMEKLKAGVRFNEVASEYSEDKARQGGDLGWMSRGSMVGPFQEVAFSLPISSLDKPVYTDPPVKTKFGYHIIMVEGRK, from the exons ATGGCTCCTAAAGGCAAGAGTTCTGGCAAAGGCGGGAAAG gaggaGCAGCTTCTGGGAGTGAAGGGGCAGATAAGAAGGCTCAGGGTCCTAAAGGTGGTGGAAATTCAGTAAAG GTCCGACATATTCTGTGTGAAAAGCATGGCAGAATCATGGAGGCCATGGAAAAACTCAAGGCTGGAGTGAGATTCAATGAAGTTGCCTCGGAGTACAGTGAAGACAAAGCCCGGCAGGGG ggagatTTGGGCTGGATGTCAAGAGGCTCTATGGTAGGCCCATTCCAAGAAGTAGCCTTTTCCTTGCCCATCAGCAGCTTGGACAAGCCTGTGTACACAGATCCTCCGGTGAAAACCAAATTTGGCTATCATATTATCATGGttgaagggagaaaataa